Below is a genomic region from Deltaproteobacteria bacterium IMCC39524.
TCAGGCCCCATGTGTCAGCATAGTTGTCGCCTCAAATAAATAAAGAGAGGAGACAACCAGTCATGCCAACAAGATATTCCCCCGCCTTTCGTACCCTGATGGTTCAGAAGATGACCGCCCCCGACAGGCCCAGCGCGGTCTCTATCTCTGATGACATTGGTGTTTCAATCAGTACACTCTATCGATGGGTGAGTGAAGCTGATACTTTGTGTCTGAGTGATAATACTGAACCACTCTCATTTGCTGAATCCATGCAAAGGTTATCCGACATGAAACGTCCACAAGACTGGAGTGCTGAAGAGAAGCTGGCTGCTGTTCTGGAAGCAGCCTCATTGTCTGAGGAAGAGCTTGGTGCTTTTTTGCGTAGCCGTGGTTTGCACGATGCCCAACTTCAGCAGTGGCGTGATCAGATGATCATTGGCCTTGAGCCAAAGCCTGCCAAGCGTGCCGAGACCAAACGTATTAAAGATTTGGAGAAGGAACTCAGGCGCAAAGATAAGGCTTTGGCAGAAACAGCCGCATTGCTGGTTCTCAAAAAAAAAGCCCAGGAAATTTGGGGGGACGAGGACGACGACACGGACGGCTAGAGCGGCAACAGGTTATTGCTCTCATTGATGAAGCCGCTGCCTCTGGGGCCAGGCTGAAACCAACAGCCCATATCTTGGGATTGACCTCCCGCACGATTCAGCGATGGCGTCACCCAATGACTGAGGAAGATAGTCGTCGTGGACCGTTGACCACACCGGCCAACAAACTGACGTCAGCCGAGCGACAACAAGTTTTATCCGTGGCCAATTCACCAAAGTACCGGGAGCTGTCACCCAAACAAATCGTACCCCGTTTAGCCGATGAAGGTCGTTACGTCGCGTCGGAATCGTCCTTCTACCGCATTCTGCGGCAAGAGAAGCAACTGGTTCACCGGGAACGCTGTCGCCCGGCAACACACCGCCGTCCCCGTGAGAAAGTAGCCACTGGCCCTTGCCAAGTGTGGTCCTGGGATATTACTTATTTGAAGTCCACGGTTACCGGTCAGTTCTTTTACCTGTACATGATTCTGGATGTCTGGAGCCGCAAAATCATGGCTGCAACCGTCTTCTCCAAAGAGTGTAGTCAGAATAGTGCGCTCCTCTTCGTCGAGGCCTTCCATCGACATGG
It encodes:
- a CDS encoding IS3 family transposase (programmed frameshift), which produces MPTRYSPAFRTLMVQKMTAPDRPSAVSISDDIGVSISTLYRWVSEADTLCLSDNTEPLSFAESMQRLSDMKRPQDWSAEEKLAAVLEAASLSEEELGAFLRSRGLHDAQLQQWRDQMIIGLEPKPAKRAETKRIKDLEKELRRKDKALAETAALLVLKKKGPGNLGGRGRRHGRLERQQVIALIDEAAASGARLKPTAHILGLTSRTIQRWRHPMTEEDSRRGPLTTPANKLTSAERQQVLSVANSPKYRELSPKQIVPRLADEGRYVASESSFYRILRQEKQLVHRERCRPATHRRPREKVATGPCQVWSWDITYLKSTVTGQFFYLYMILDVWSRKIMAATVFSKECSQNSALLFVEAFHRHGVDPKGLVLHADNGGPMKGSTMLATLQRLGVVPSFSRPGVSNDNPFSESLFRTLKYRPEYPSRPFASEYGSQRWVDAFVHWYNTEHLHSEIRFVAPEDRHSGREIDKLDRRREVYEQARQRNPCRWTQQLRNWEPIEVVRLNPDRKRPPEEVLCSKAA